The Halobellus sp. MBLA0158 genome has a window encoding:
- a CDS encoding transcriptional regulator, whose translation MKSSVLLEQLADDFASIISSIDTEAEHDRWQAGIGPFEEERQIEMLRDALEGDISYSIETEAPYLDGGQRVDLFIESEETAIPVEAKLLRFRYDNGNIDPNSFAKVFSPFPERTTSTLLTDAQKLHEAGFEESGGLLGLYYEPADESYERMSPEAVAEKFALDVDYWYEFEVELRNIAHFEGLRHPVHQQGAIITWEIIE comes from the coding sequence ATGAAATCCTCTGTGCTACTGGAGCAACTTGCTGATGACTTCGCTTCAATAATCTCTTCTATTGATACAGAGGCAGAACACGATCGATGGCAAGCAGGTATCGGCCCCTTCGAGGAAGAGCGACAAATCGAGATGCTCCGAGATGCTCTCGAAGGAGACATCAGCTACTCCATCGAGACGGAAGCGCCGTATCTTGATGGAGGACAACGTGTTGACCTCTTCATCGAGAGCGAGGAGACAGCGATTCCGGTCGAGGCGAAGCTCCTCCGCTTCCGTTACGACAATGGGAATATTGACCCGAACAGTTTTGCGAAGGTTTTCAGCCCCTTCCCCGAACGGACCACGTCGACCCTCCTCACAGACGCTCAAAAGCTCCACGAGGCAGGCTTTGAGGAGAGTGGCGGACTGCTTGGACTCTACTACGAGCCCGCAGACGAGTCATATGAGCGGATGAGTCCCGAAGCTGTCGCGGAAAAGTTCGCTCTCGATGTCGACTATTGGTATGAATTCGAGGTTGAGCTGAGGAACATCGCTCACTTCGAGGGACTGCGTCACCCTGTGCATCAACAGGGAGCCATCATAACGTGGGAGATTATCGAATGA
- a CDS encoding MgtC/SapB family protein has product MAPFSPESLPLDVNVLHLFIAGALGMLLGLEREWSNKAAGIRTFTLTSLVGVAAATIGETVLLALGGVLVLVQGLLLGARGLLAEARGVTDDADVSEMGGSLALTTSTSLLVAYAVGVLVGSDYVLVGVVIAITSSFLLVLRRELHSFANQLSHQEVRGAAEFAIIAFVVYPLLPAGQYGPWNAIDPQLVWMLVIAVSAIGFANYAIMQRYGGRGMLITGFFGGLVNSTAVIGEIANRAKLNVGMLDLAVATILVADAAMAVRNLVIVVAFVPQSALSVGLPLGLIAVGGVLLTGYERNWREEFDIDLDSPFSSTNALTFGLLFLAVLVLTAGAQQMFGTAGFLVTSFLSGLLSSGTTTTTAVSLASTGQITPAVAARGVLAGTLASILVKIWLAIGINRQLLRPVVIRSAYLSILGLVGLLGVQVL; this is encoded by the coding sequence ATGGCGCCGTTCAGTCCCGAATCCCTGCCGTTGGACGTCAACGTCCTCCACCTGTTCATCGCGGGCGCGCTGGGGATGCTGCTCGGCCTGGAGCGCGAGTGGTCGAACAAGGCCGCGGGCATCCGGACGTTCACGCTCACGAGCCTCGTGGGCGTCGCGGCCGCGACGATCGGGGAGACGGTCCTCCTCGCGCTCGGCGGCGTGCTCGTCCTCGTCCAGGGGCTCCTGCTCGGTGCTCGGGGCCTGCTCGCCGAGGCGCGCGGCGTGACCGACGACGCCGACGTCTCGGAGATGGGCGGCAGCCTCGCGCTGACGACCTCCACGTCGCTGCTGGTCGCTTACGCCGTCGGCGTGCTGGTCGGCAGCGACTACGTCCTCGTGGGCGTCGTCATCGCGATCACCTCCTCGTTCCTCCTGGTGCTCCGGCGGGAACTGCACTCCTTCGCGAATCAGCTCTCCCACCAGGAAGTCCGCGGCGCGGCCGAGTTCGCGATCATCGCCTTCGTCGTCTACCCGCTCCTGCCCGCCGGGCAGTACGGCCCGTGGAACGCCATTGACCCGCAGCTGGTCTGGATGCTCGTGATCGCGGTCAGCGCGATCGGCTTCGCGAACTACGCGATTATGCAGCGCTACGGCGGTCGCGGGATGCTCATCACGGGCTTTTTCGGCGGGCTCGTGAACTCCACCGCCGTCATCGGCGAGATCGCGAACCGCGCGAAACTGAACGTCGGAATGCTGGATCTGGCGGTCGCGACGATCCTCGTCGCCGACGCCGCGATGGCCGTCCGGAACCTCGTGATCGTCGTCGCGTTCGTCCCCCAGTCGGCGCTCAGCGTCGGGCTCCCGCTCGGGCTCATCGCCGTCGGCGGCGTGTTGCTGACGGGCTACGAGCGGAACTGGCGCGAGGAGTTCGATATCGACCTGGACTCGCCGTTCAGCAGCACGAACGCCCTGACGTTCGGCCTGCTGTTCCTCGCGGTGCTCGTGCTCACCGCGGGCGCCCAGCAGATGTTCGGCACCGCGGGCTTCCTCGTGACGAGCTTCCTCAGCGGCCTGCTGTCGAGCGGCACCACCACGACGACGGCGGTCTCGCTCGCGAGCACCGGCCAGATCACGCCCGCGGTCGCCGCCCGGGGCGTGCTCGCGGGGACGCTCGCGAGCATCCTCGTGAAGATCTGGCTCGCGATCGGGATCAACCGACAGCTCCTTCGTCCGGTTGTCATTCGGTCCGCATACCTCTCGATTCTGGGGCTCGTCGGCCTGCTCGGCGTGCAGGTGTTGTGA
- a CDS encoding DUF6884 domain-containing protein yields the protein MTREIGLVSCVKTKRDEPAMPKELYTSDYFEKMHFYAEQYHDDWWILSAKHGLLDPDGEPIEPYDETLSGARVATKREWAERVAGQLDEEGLLSDDVTLVLHAGKDYYEELLPLIEDRGVSVEIPTEGLRIGKTKAWYKERI from the coding sequence ATGACCCGAGAAATCGGTCTCGTCAGTTGCGTCAAGACCAAGCGAGACGAGCCTGCAATGCCGAAGGAACTCTACACCTCCGACTACTTCGAGAAGATGCATTTCTACGCCGAACAGTATCACGACGACTGGTGGATACTCTCGGCCAAACACGGTCTCCTTGACCCAGACGGAGAGCCTATCGAACCATACGACGAAACACTCAGTGGCGCGAGAGTGGCGACAAAGCGAGAGTGGGCCGAGAGGGTAGCTGGCCAGTTAGACGAGGAAGGCTTGCTTTCGGACGACGTGACGCTCGTTCTCCACGCGGGCAAGGACTACTACGAAGAATTGCTCCCACTCATCGAAGACAGAGGGGTTTCTGTCGAGATACCGACTGAGGGCTTACGAATTGGGAAGACGAAGGCTTGGTACAAGGAACGGATATGA
- a CDS encoding tyrosine-type recombinase/integrase: MERTPYDSHKLEPLSPSEGLEMFLSEKCDDLAQSTLQSYRRRINHFIRYCETRDIDNLNNLTGRDLYRFRVFRRDEGDLAKPSLKSQLTAVRSFIKFAERIDACPEDLHRDVVLPSMNPGEDVRDNIIAVEEAQQIIDYLDKFHYASYRHALFATAWETHLRTGTLHSLDVSDLLVEEQALRIEHRPDTGTRLKNGRRANRVIAISSDLVSILTDHIEHERPSIEDKYGRKPLFASQQGRMSKSNLRQTCYAVTRPCFYTDECPAGRDLDDCQATKYEYATSCPDSESLHAVRRGGITYRLSEDVPMEVVSDRGNVSRRVLEEHYDARDEMTRMAQRRKHLNLD; this comes from the coding sequence ATGGAACGAACCCCATACGACTCGCACAAGCTCGAACCGCTATCGCCCTCAGAAGGATTGGAGATGTTCCTATCTGAGAAATGTGACGACCTCGCTCAAAGCACTCTCCAGTCTTACCGTCGGCGTATTAACCACTTCATCAGATATTGTGAGACCCGCGATATCGACAATCTGAACAACCTGACGGGGCGCGATCTATACCGATTCCGTGTCTTCAGACGGGACGAGGGTGACTTAGCAAAGCCTTCTCTGAAGAGTCAACTCACCGCTGTCCGGTCCTTCATCAAGTTCGCTGAACGTATCGATGCCTGCCCCGAAGACCTGCATCGAGACGTCGTCTTACCTTCGATGAATCCTGGTGAGGACGTGCGTGACAACATCATCGCAGTCGAAGAAGCGCAGCAAATCATAGATTATCTCGATAAGTTCCACTACGCCTCTTACCGTCACGCTCTCTTTGCAACTGCGTGGGAGACACATCTACGCACAGGAACGCTTCACTCCCTCGACGTGAGTGACCTGCTGGTCGAAGAGCAGGCTCTCAGAATTGAGCATCGCCCGGATACTGGAACTCGATTGAAGAACGGTCGTCGGGCAAACCGTGTTATCGCTATCTCTTCAGATCTTGTGAGTATCCTAACTGACCACATTGAGCACGAGCGACCATCGATCGAAGACAAGTATGGTCGGAAACCTTTATTCGCCTCACAGCAGGGTCGGATGAGTAAGTCTAATCTTCGACAGACCTGCTATGCTGTAACTCGACCGTGCTTCTATACGGACGAGTGTCCCGCCGGCAGAGATCTTGACGACTGTCAGGCTACGAAGTATGAATATGCTACAAGTTGTCCAGACTCAGAGTCGCTACACGCGGTCAGACGGGGAGGAATAACCTATCGCCTCTCTGAGGACGTCCCTATGGAAGTCGTGAGCGATAGAGGAAATGTCTCTCGCCGTGTTCTCGAAGAGCACTACGATGCACGAGATGAGATGACTCGGATGGCGCAACGTAGGAAACATCTCAACCTTGACTGA
- a CDS encoding COG1470 family protein: MKRREVITGTSLALLAGCLGDSQSEEETEDTAENTPTPSPIETSTPTRSSTPTSLKPVVSNVNLVSEWQEFGDVTARSIEGAGRGASIVIGYRYSVQVHDGEHDITKQARIFDSSGTRVAQTSSEDQQLVDGEGYQEWEGAFDFETEGWDLGEYEAEVIIKDNISGKVSSKTIGEFSLNSPLGDGEAKLISYSGPESLQPDESYSYSLELENTANRDSSIVSTLSVKRDRSEWYTYEDTQFELTIPAGETRTRESGTVTAPSDSGEYTFRIDDIGEVWSFEVV, encoded by the coding sequence ATGAAGCGAAGAGAGGTTATCACGGGCACATCATTAGCTCTTCTGGCTGGATGTTTAGGAGATTCTCAAAGTGAAGAGGAGACAGAAGATACTGCTGAGAACACCCCGACGCCCTCACCGATAGAAACCTCAACTCCGACAAGAAGTTCAACACCAACCTCGCTAAAGCCCGTAGTTTCTAATGTAAATCTTGTATCAGAGTGGCAGGAATTCGGGGATGTTACAGCGAGATCTATCGAAGGAGCTGGCCGAGGTGCTTCTATTGTTATCGGCTACAGGTACAGCGTTCAAGTCCACGACGGCGAGCACGACATAACGAAACAAGCGAGAATTTTCGATTCCTCTGGCACAAGGGTTGCTCAAACCTCAAGCGAAGATCAACAATTAGTAGACGGAGAAGGGTATCAAGAGTGGGAAGGAGCCTTCGATTTTGAAACCGAAGGCTGGGATCTTGGTGAATATGAGGCGGAGGTCATAATCAAGGACAACATTAGTGGAAAAGTCTCATCCAAAACAATCGGGGAGTTTAGTTTAAATTCACCATTAGGTGACGGAGAGGCCAAACTGATTTCATATAGTGGGCCAGAGTCACTCCAGCCAGACGAGTCGTACAGCTATAGTCTGGAATTAGAGAACACCGCAAACCGAGATAGTAGTATTGTCTCTACCCTATCTGTGAAAAGAGATCGTTCAGAATGGTACACTTATGAGGATACACAATTCGAACTAACAATTCCAGCAGGAGAAACGAGAACTCGGGAATCGGGAACTGTTACTGCTCCATCTGATTCCGGGGAGTATACATTCCGGATAGACGATATTGGTGAAGTGTGGTCCTTTGAGGTAGTATAG
- a CDS encoding AAA family ATPase: protein MTEYMLKSYRLENYKSIKNSPDIDLNGLTLILGPNSSGKTNILESLILLKQSLDQGDISLTLNGDYIDLGEYRDIVHMKDPSERIGYRFTFRRDSTEGDEDVEYECPICHKEYLRYEGHYTNHLADEHPQFWEICGGKYGEDIKKYEDFLISDMNVEIYHKYNEEVKSSMFDELRFVNPPPFSGLFLSELRIQATESGFTVTADDIEGRRILEISVREEELDADYPDDLSGLIRLIRRIAFLYVGGSDDDNRLPWQYRYEISKSGENGSFPDIYKHSEQLAEIYDSVYQQGIEYAKNYEDSIQALAAGLLGRTSSIARSQLEPIKILSESLDELVHIGPLRRNPQRIYFGSGGRPGQLYSQGENIEDMIFKAQQSGESQLIEKTNQWLSDCGFDVQLGISEVGFGDLYQLVVEEDGLSINLADSGFGLSQTLPIIVRAVNMDLKREQEQERSNMTRWVPPRSRQVQNRFMMLIEQPEIHLNPRIEADIGDFFIDIIESDIDLIIETHSEHLLNRIQRRVADDTIEDDRVSIYFVSKPEEESDIEEIIMDSNGRFDNWPAGFFQDDFEEAIEILKESLPNSETIQ, encoded by the coding sequence ATGACCGAGTATATGCTCAAATCGTATAGGTTAGAAAATTACAAGTCCATCAAAAACTCGCCCGATATTGATTTGAACGGGCTAACACTCATTTTGGGTCCAAATAGTTCTGGGAAGACAAATATACTTGAGTCTTTGATTTTATTAAAACAATCTCTTGACCAAGGAGATATTAGCTTAACACTCAATGGAGATTATATTGACTTAGGAGAATATAGAGATATTGTCCATATGAAGGACCCTTCTGAGAGGATTGGATACAGGTTCACTTTTCGAAGAGATTCAACAGAGGGTGACGAAGATGTAGAATACGAGTGCCCTATCTGCCACAAAGAATACCTTAGATACGAGGGGCATTATACAAATCATTTAGCCGATGAACATCCACAATTTTGGGAAATTTGTGGTGGAAAATATGGAGAAGATATAAAAAAGTATGAAGACTTCCTCATTTCTGATATGAATGTTGAGATATACCACAAATATAATGAAGAGGTTAAGTCAAGTATGTTTGACGAATTGCGATTTGTTAATCCTCCACCGTTCTCTGGTCTATTCCTCTCTGAACTACGAATACAGGCTACAGAATCCGGATTTACTGTAACTGCCGACGATATTGAAGGAAGGAGAATATTAGAGATCTCGGTCAGAGAAGAGGAGTTGGATGCTGACTATCCAGATGATTTATCTGGCCTAATAAGATTGATTAGAAGAATAGCATTTCTCTATGTCGGAGGGTCTGATGACGATAACAGGCTTCCTTGGCAGTATAGGTACGAAATCAGTAAGAGCGGCGAAAACGGGTCTTTCCCAGACATATACAAACACTCTGAACAACTTGCTGAAATATACGATAGCGTTTACCAACAAGGAATAGAATACGCTAAAAATTATGAGGACAGCATTCAGGCCCTCGCAGCCGGTCTATTAGGTCGAACCAGTTCAATCGCAAGGAGTCAACTGGAGCCAATAAAGATTCTTAGCGAGTCATTAGATGAGCTGGTGCATATTGGTCCACTCAGAAGGAATCCTCAAAGAATATATTTCGGAAGTGGTGGGAGGCCAGGTCAGCTTTACTCTCAAGGAGAAAATATAGAAGATATGATATTTAAGGCTCAACAGAGCGGTGAGTCTCAATTAATAGAGAAGACGAACCAGTGGTTATCTGATTGTGGATTTGATGTTCAATTAGGAATATCTGAGGTTGGATTCGGTGATTTATACCAGTTAGTGGTGGAAGAAGATGGTCTCTCGATAAATTTAGCTGATTCTGGGTTTGGATTGTCCCAGACTTTGCCAATTATTGTTAGAGCTGTGAATATGGACTTAAAAAGAGAGCAAGAGCAGGAGCGCTCCAATATGACCCGCTGGGTCCCACCCCGTTCAAGACAAGTTCAAAATAGGTTTATGATGTTAATTGAACAGCCGGAGATTCATCTTAATCCACGAATAGAAGCTGATATAGGTGACTTTTTCATCGATATTATTGAGAGCGACATAGATTTGATTATTGAAACTCATTCTGAACACCTCCTAAATCGAATACAGAGAAGAGTCGCAGATGATACCATTGAAGATGACCGTGTATCTATATATTTCGTTTCAAAACCGGAGGAAGAGAGCGATATCGAGGAAATTATTATGGATTCAAATGGGAGATTTGACAATTGGCCAGCCGGATTCTTCCAGGACGATTTTGAGGAAGCAATTGAAATCTTGAAAGAATCACTACCAAACTCTGAGACTATTCAATAA
- a CDS encoding PH domain-containing protein, translating into MGLFGSGGDGGEADTLASSARGDSVTSDVLTVTTKRLESDYLTVKPLLEVLKEDEQPHHFFFNVSKGIQKNGEAVGSGVTNENRSLCLITDQRIIFFANGNEAMAASYEMVEDARSKTGLTKSKLTIVTERAEYDMYVSQNKGELEDAAEYIRDKADSAGEANGENYLTPISDFGALWNESTDKKQLSLDERLPESDKPCGSYVTPDRLKKIVDILDDDEVVHFLTRGSTVDVEGSGAGGSLFGDDRSRKSGTRGYVRAVVTDRRVAVKVPQFLGNDERSVPYSNITSVDMDTGLVNKRLTLQTPGQTYHIEAHEPGKDELREITRFIREKMSEAKQPNTVQAKNSEPDPLEQLEQLKALHDQGVVNDEEFAEKKSDLLDKI; encoded by the coding sequence ATGGGTTTATTCGGAAGCGGTGGAGACGGTGGGGAAGCCGACACTTTGGCGTCAAGCGCCCGTGGTGATAGCGTTACAAGTGATGTTCTCACGGTGACGACAAAGCGCTTGGAAAGTGACTACCTCACAGTAAAGCCCCTTCTTGAGGTGCTAAAAGAGGATGAGCAGCCGCACCATTTCTTTTTCAACGTAAGCAAAGGGATTCAAAAAAACGGGGAGGCCGTAGGGAGCGGTGTAACTAATGAGAATCGGAGTCTCTGTCTTATAACAGACCAACGAATTATTTTTTTCGCTAACGGTAACGAAGCGATGGCAGCATCATATGAGATGGTGGAAGATGCTCGGAGCAAGACTGGCCTTACAAAATCAAAGTTAACCATCGTTACGGAGAGAGCAGAGTATGATATGTACGTCAGTCAGAATAAAGGAGAACTGGAAGATGCCGCGGAATACATTCGAGATAAGGCTGATTCTGCCGGTGAGGCGAATGGTGAAAATTATCTGACGCCGATTTCGGATTTTGGAGCGCTCTGGAATGAGAGTACTGATAAGAAACAACTCTCTCTAGATGAACGACTGCCCGAAAGCGACAAACCGTGTGGAAGCTATGTAACGCCTGATCGACTAAAGAAGATAGTCGACATCCTTGATGACGATGAGGTCGTCCATTTCTTGACAAGGGGATCGACGGTTGACGTGGAAGGTTCTGGAGCAGGTGGGTCACTGTTTGGCGACGACCGCAGCCGAAAGTCAGGGACAAGAGGCTACGTCCGCGCAGTGGTTACCGACCGTCGAGTCGCGGTGAAAGTGCCGCAGTTCCTCGGTAATGATGAAAGATCGGTTCCATATTCAAACATCACGAGCGTCGATATGGACACAGGACTGGTAAACAAGCGTCTTACGCTTCAGACACCAGGTCAAACCTACCATATTGAGGCGCATGAGCCTGGGAAAGATGAACTCCGTGAGATAACCCGCTTCATTCGCGAGAAGATGTCCGAGGCAAAGCAACCCAATACTGTTCAAGCGAAAAACTCCGAACCAGATCCGCTGGAACAGCTTGAACAGTTAAAAGCACTACATGATCAAGGCGTCGTTAACGATGAGGAATTTGCGGAAAAGAAGTCTGACCTACTGGACAAGATATGA
- a CDS encoding phage/plasmid primase, P4 family → MSGEVRITDEELGLADPSDEEQETEHPVPEELQALDQWVCWERVEDGDRKRKIPRVPNGSGRTARTNDPTTWGSFEEAVEASSNQVGLQVGFVLTEDDPFLAIDFDDVCNPETGEPEEWVIDALRECDSYAEVSPSATGLHIWLKDVQEPDWWIDTDCIEVYDSGQYITMTGDHLSVTPTTCNTPSEFEEWLQSHTEDDTLESSEVQTFSNSPPNDVELDVFDVLSSSFSEDKRVSHPYHGSETGTNFKVFEGGETWHCFRHDVAGNALHLIGIEQDVISCGDWKNRDLTAQEWAELFEAGREAGYDLPDHPDERQQTAIQGNIVEAIIESPSDWIWPDEKSIIAHPVGDANAREVQDRLEAQSLESDEVVELITELDDEYADAFSKFWQTPEAWSVSIEGPDHSWKQVKDLYSEKGQTDSARDLAVRLLRKEYDFITISDNEQMYCYNPETGVYESDAEQTVKARLEEMLELHYNGREAREIIGRLKAGGFLDREKFGQSGSSVCVANGVVDIETGEMSDFSPGYNFRSRLPVEYDPEAECPQFREFLEDVCPDEKIPQLQEFVGYCLQPQTNHKKALLLLGPTDAGKSVFLDLLQALFGADSTVNLSVQYLANQRWGEAELVGRMVNIRHDLDSTDIKNAGKIKELTAGNPVRAERKNQDPFRFEPRTKHIFAANQPPSRSSEDDGFWNRWLTVVFPERIPRQEQDPKLSEKLTADQELAGILNWAIEGYQRLEEQGRFTNEPTPSDNRRIWETYGNSVERFISRRLDREPDGSVGKDEAYSAYESFAKSESMEVFSKHKFTSTLKKKGASVEQRRSDGERKRVYTGFSLMDS, encoded by the coding sequence ATGAGTGGAGAAGTCCGAATTACGGACGAGGAACTAGGCTTGGCTGATCCATCCGATGAGGAACAGGAAACGGAACATCCTGTTCCTGAGGAGTTGCAGGCCCTCGACCAGTGGGTATGTTGGGAGCGGGTCGAAGATGGAGACCGGAAGCGGAAGATCCCCCGAGTACCGAACGGGAGTGGCCGAACGGCCCGAACGAATGACCCAACGACGTGGGGCAGTTTCGAGGAAGCTGTTGAAGCCTCCTCGAATCAGGTCGGACTTCAAGTTGGTTTCGTCCTCACTGAAGATGACCCATTCCTCGCCATCGACTTTGACGATGTGTGCAACCCTGAGACCGGTGAGCCAGAGGAGTGGGTGATCGATGCACTACGCGAGTGCGACTCCTACGCCGAAGTATCGCCATCCGCGACGGGCCTCCACATTTGGTTGAAGGATGTGCAGGAACCGGACTGGTGGATTGATACTGACTGTATCGAAGTCTACGATTCCGGCCAGTACATCACGATGACGGGAGACCATCTGTCGGTAACTCCCACGACTTGTAACACTCCGTCCGAATTCGAGGAATGGTTGCAGAGCCACACCGAAGATGATACCCTCGAGTCATCGGAAGTACAGACGTTTTCCAATAGTCCACCGAACGATGTCGAACTCGACGTATTCGACGTACTCAGTTCGTCATTTTCGGAGGATAAGCGGGTCAGTCACCCCTACCACGGGTCCGAAACTGGCACGAACTTCAAAGTCTTCGAAGGTGGCGAGACGTGGCACTGTTTCCGGCACGATGTAGCTGGCAACGCGCTCCACCTTATCGGGATAGAGCAAGACGTCATCAGTTGCGGTGATTGGAAGAACCGCGACCTGACGGCGCAAGAGTGGGCTGAACTCTTCGAGGCCGGTCGTGAGGCAGGATACGACCTACCTGATCATCCCGACGAGCGTCAGCAGACAGCCATACAAGGTAATATCGTGGAGGCCATCATCGAGTCACCATCAGACTGGATTTGGCCCGACGAGAAGAGCATCATCGCCCATCCTGTGGGAGACGCTAACGCCCGAGAAGTGCAGGACCGGCTCGAAGCACAGTCGCTTGAGTCCGATGAGGTCGTTGAGTTGATAACTGAATTGGACGATGAGTATGCCGATGCCTTCAGCAAATTCTGGCAGACTCCAGAGGCGTGGTCTGTCAGCATAGAGGGACCAGACCACAGTTGGAAGCAGGTGAAAGACCTGTACTCGGAGAAGGGACAGACTGACTCTGCCCGTGATCTGGCTGTCCGTCTGCTCCGAAAGGAGTACGACTTCATCACAATCTCAGATAACGAGCAAATGTATTGCTACAATCCCGAGACGGGCGTATATGAATCGGACGCTGAGCAGACCGTGAAGGCTCGTTTGGAGGAGATGTTGGAACTCCACTACAATGGGCGCGAGGCACGGGAAATCATTGGACGGCTCAAGGCCGGTGGATTCCTCGACCGCGAAAAATTCGGTCAAAGTGGTTCATCTGTCTGTGTCGCTAACGGAGTCGTAGACATCGAGACAGGAGAGATGTCGGACTTCAGTCCGGGTTACAACTTCCGGTCACGGTTGCCCGTTGAGTACGACCCTGAAGCGGAGTGCCCTCAATTCCGCGAGTTCCTCGAAGACGTCTGTCCCGATGAGAAGATTCCGCAGTTGCAGGAGTTTGTCGGCTACTGTCTTCAACCTCAGACAAACCACAAGAAAGCGCTCCTCTTGCTCGGACCGACCGACGCAGGCAAGAGCGTGTTTCTCGACCTGCTTCAGGCGCTATTCGGAGCTGATAGTACAGTCAACCTCTCGGTGCAGTATCTCGCCAACCAGCGATGGGGTGAGGCCGAGTTAGTCGGTCGAATGGTGAACATTCGGCACGACCTTGACTCGACCGACATCAAGAACGCAGGGAAAATCAAGGAACTCACCGCAGGGAATCCTGTTCGAGCAGAGCGCAAGAATCAGGACCCGTTCCGATTCGAGCCTCGAACGAAGCACATCTTCGCAGCAAACCAGCCACCTTCTCGCTCGTCAGAGGATGACGGGTTCTGGAATCGGTGGCTCACCGTGGTCTTCCCTGAGCGCATCCCGCGACAAGAGCAGGACCCGAAACTATCGGAGAAGCTCACAGCTGACCAGGAGTTAGCAGGTATCCTGAATTGGGCGATTGAGGGTTACCAGCGTCTCGAAGAACAGGGCCGGTTTACGAATGAGCCGACACCCTCAGATAATCGACGCATCTGGGAGACGTATGGGAACTCGGTTGAGCGGTTCATCAGTCGTCGCCTTGACCGAGAACCGGATGGCTCTGTTGGGAAAGATGAGGCCTATTCCGCTTATGAGTCGTTCGCCAAGTCGGAAAGTATGGAGGTGTTCTCGAAACACAAGTTCACTTCTACTCTGAAAAAGAAAGGCGCCTCTGTCGAACAGCGGCGTTCCGATGGTGAGCGAAAACGTGTCTATACCGGCTTCTCTCTAATGGATTCGTAA
- a CDS encoding GIY-YIG nuclease family protein has protein sequence MTEADFYALDWLDLNWSEWKPLDADSFSGVPKEAGLYRIRHRENERDHLEYIGESGDTRRRIQSLARGTYAEEMPYRDPHTAAPCLWAVRDDVGSALEVSHTTSPKAQDEQHRKGIEAALIALHRRETNRSPTANFGRIIDGYKQSSYSYNDPAYKGGRLESGEEEPNSASGIEPPDWQNWCEPLARDWMGLDWSEPYRLAERLDADPPDTGVYRIWYEGQASTLAYIGESSNISSRLYNHEQTFGENTLFAYAKRSDLNAPHKRAEVETDLIGAYYLEIGEAPLVQFGYSGNNPP, from the coding sequence ATGACGGAAGCTGATTTCTACGCTCTCGACTGGCTTGACCTCAACTGGTCCGAGTGGAAACCACTCGACGCAGACTCGTTCTCGGGGGTGCCCAAAGAAGCGGGACTGTACCGTATCCGCCATCGGGAAAACGAACGCGACCACCTCGAATATATCGGTGAGTCCGGTGATACACGAAGACGGATTCAGAGCCTCGCCAGAGGAACCTACGCAGAGGAGATGCCCTACCGTGACCCACATACTGCGGCTCCCTGCCTCTGGGCAGTTCGAGATGACGTTGGCTCTGCGCTCGAAGTCTCACACACGACTTCGCCAAAGGCACAAGACGAGCAACATCGTAAAGGCATAGAGGCGGCTCTCATCGCCCTCCACCGACGCGAGACGAACCGTAGCCCGACAGCGAACTTCGGTCGAATCATCGACGGCTACAAGCAATCTTCATACAGCTACAACGATCCTGCGTACAAGGGTGGCCGTCTCGAATCGGGTGAGGAGGAACCTAATTCTGCGAGTGGCATCGAGCCTCCAGACTGGCAGAACTGGTGTGAACCACTCGCCCGAGACTGGATGGGCCTCGACTGGTCGGAGCCGTACCGACTTGCAGAACGCCTCGACGCCGACCCACCTGACACGGGGGTCTATCGTATCTGGTACGAGGGGCAGGCTTCGACCTTGGCATACATCGGGGAATCCAGCAATATCTCTTCACGTCTCTACAACCACGAGCAGACCTTCGGAGAGAACACGCTCTTTGCCTACGCTAAGCGGAGTGATCTCAATGCCCCGCACAAGCGCGCGGAAGTAGAAACTGACCTCATCGGAGCCTACTACCTCGAAATCGGGGAAGCACCGCTCGTGCAGTTTGGATATTCGGGAAACAATCCTCCGTGA